Proteins encoded in a region of the Limanda limanda chromosome 17, fLimLim1.1, whole genome shotgun sequence genome:
- the znf281a gene encoding zinc finger protein 281: MNIIQDKLGNEFLRSNGGMDSNFGPGMIMFSHLPPVTSFTRLAAHSVMQDLPPHEMILKKERDSPDCSMGTQGGFGCAGVGDYVHSMGIKQEKMSEHDYRLPLYPGGHGKSTDLLEVTVSNNQSLLVHDLNMGNLPSQLGKEPAGRKGRRSNGDGQEGKPRKKRSEAKHSMMLDGDGGSLSPGNKPHICEHCAASFRSSYHLRRHVLIHTGERPFRCNQCNMSFIQKYLLQRHEKIHSGEKPFSCDQCNMRFIQKYHMERHKRTHSGEKPYRCETCQQYFSRTDRLLKHKRTCGEAIKKGLDPGMMDLGCVDMGHGSYGITQGNVGSTGRKRGKSKNGGEGGERRKKKGDAGGGRVPHIHGAASGGYSIHDYSMENQTVSSSTEPGPSMQQSHHGRAPKMAFKRANRKSPAKASPLEQSVGMDGLGLMQGNGAKVGTSSSNYDDAMQFLKKRRYLNAANNANPSGPVGAGVTSSEYEVGVGHLSSQPSVVQGVISSVMDSDLPLSLDKSGIPDEVLQSLLDHYSQKHDGSHHDVHFDLSDQHVDLNSVSADSPDIGHGTDTSSPCGDKNVMMHEYSRFLLQALERTSHTTSFPLGPGPSPSGPFTSSHQGNPLYADKNIYTTSPLECGFGQPVASPSLPSSVPKSHFAMLSGSSPQHSFHLSGLEPTHQQLTPSQELTDQMEKQHSSTPPSSYQISPSDLSSDKNHPPVKNGTAVFPLAPSQNLAPLDSSKPSYQIENFAQAFGSQFKSDGRGLSYGTDSGGEVDHRIRTPVSEFSGYTSLLSDVNEPVSTGSKTPTSQSYR, translated from the exons ATGAACATCATTCAAGACAAACTAGGAAATGAATTCCTGCGCTCCAACGGGGGTATGGACTCCAATTTCGGCCCTGGCATGATTATGTTCAGCCATCTCCCGCCGGTGACCAGCTTCACCCGGCTGGCCGCCCACTCCGTCATGCAGGACTTGCCACCGCATGAGATGATCCTGAAGAAGGAGCGCGACTCACCTGACTGCAGCATGGGCACCCAGGGTGGCTTCGGCTGTGCAGGAGTGGGAGACTATGTTCACTCGATGGGTATCAAGCAGGAGAAGATGTCAGAGCATGATTATCGCCTGCCGCTCTACCCTGGAGGCCATGGGAAGAGCACAGATCTGCTGGAGGTGACAGTCAGTAACAACCAGAGCCTGCTGGTGCATGACCTCAACATGGGCAAT CTGCCGAGTCAGTTAGGAAAAGAGCCTGCTGGGAGAAAAGGTCGAAGGTCAAACGGTGATGGACAGGAGGGTAAACCTAGAAAGAAGAGAAGCGAAGCAAAG CATTCAATGATGCTGGATGGAGATGGAGGCAGCCTGTCACCAGGAAACAAGCCTCACATCTGTGAGCACTGCGCTGCATCGTTCAGAAGCTCCTATCACCTACGCAGACATGTCCTCATTCACACTG GTGAAAGACCCTTCAGATGCAACCAGTGCAACATGAGTTTTATTCAGAAGTATCTTCTCCAGCGACATGAGAAAATCCACAGTG GAGAGAAGCCATTCAGCTGTGACCAGTGCAACATGCGATTCATTCAGAAGTACCACATGGAGAGGCACAAGAGGACACATAGCGGAGAGAAGCCGTACAGATGTGAAACCTGCCAACAG TATTTTTCTAGGACAGACCGACTGCTTAAGCACAAGCGAACCTGTGGAGAAGCCATAAAGAAGGGGCTGGATCCTGGGATGATGGACCTGGGTTGTGTTGACATGGGCCATGGCAGCTATGGAATCACTCAGGGAAATGTTGGGAGTACTGGCAGAAAGAGGGGGAAGTCTAAAaatggtggagagggaggggagcgCAGAAAGAAGAAGGGGGATGCAGGAGGGGGAAGAGTACCGCACATTCACGGTGCAGCGTCTGGAGGCTACAGCATCCATGACTACTCTATGGAGAATCAGACCGTATCTTCCTCTACCGAGCCGGGGCCCAGCATGCAGCAGAGCCACCATGGCAGAGCTCCAAAGATGGCCTTCAAGAGGGCCAATCGCAAGAGTCCGGCCAAAGCAAGCCCGTTGGAGCAGAGTGTGGGCATGGATGGACTTGGCCTCATGCAGGGTAATGGAGCCAAAGTaggcaccagcagcagcaactaCGACGACGCCATGCAGTTTCTGAAGAAGAGACGCTACCTTAACGCAGCAAACAATGCAAACCCATCAGGGCCTGTGGGGGCCGGGGTAACCAGCAGTGAGTACGAAGTCGGCGTTGGTCACTTGTCTTCCCAGCCATCTGTCGTACAGGGCGTCATTTCCAGTGTAATGGACAGTGACTTGCCACTGAGTCTCGACAAGTCAGGGATCCCTGATGAAGTGCTGCAGAGCCTCCTTGACCACTACTCCCAGAAACATGATGGCTCGCACCACGACGTTCACTTTGACCTCAGTGACCAGCACGTGGACCTTAACTCCGTCTCAGCTGACAGTCCTGACATCGGCCACGGCACAGACACCTCCAGCCCGTGTGGAGACAAGAACGTCATGATGCACGAGTACTCCCGCTTCCTGCTGCAGGCTTTGGAGCGCACCAGCCACACCACCAGCTTCCCTCTGGGCCCCGGGCCTTCCCCCTCAGGACCGTTCACCAGTTCCCACCAAGGCAACCCCCTCTACGCTGACAAGAACATCTACACTACGTCCCCGCTGGAGTGTGGGTTTGGCCAGCCGGTGGCCTCGCCTTCGCTGCCCTCATCTGTGCCAAAATCTCACTTTGCAATGCTGTCGGGCTCCTCGCCACAGCACAGCTTCCACCTGAGCGGCCTGGAGCCCACACACCAGCAGCTCACCCCGTCTCAGGAGCTCACCGACCAGATGGAGAAGCAGcactcctccacccccccctcctcctacCAGATCAGCCCATCTGACCTGAGCAGCGATAAAAACCACCCGCCAGTGAAGAATGGCACGGCAGTCTTCCCTCTGGCCCCCTCGCAGAATCTGGCCCCTCTGGACTCCTCGAAGCCTTCCTACCAGATTGAAAACTTTGCCCAGGCCTTTGGCTCCCAGTTCAAGTCAGATGGCCGCGGCTTGTCTTATGGCACTGACTCTGGCGGGGAGGTGGATCACAGGATACGGACGCCTGTGTCTGAATTCTCAGGGTATACTAGTTTGTTATCTGATGTCAATGAGCCAGTAAGTACAGGTTCCAAAACTCCAACAAGCCAAAGCTACAGATGA
- the kcnj19a gene encoding G protein-activated inward rectifier potassium channel 1, translating into MAALRRKFGEDYQVVNTNLAPTFATQVKKKRQRFVDKNGRCNVQHGNLGGETSRYLSDLFTTLVDLKWRWNMLIFILTYTIAWLVMASMWWIIAYIRGDLNHGHDSTYTPCVANVYNFPSAFLFFIETEATIGYGYRYITEKCPEGIILFLFQSLMGSIVDAFLIGCMFIKMSQPKKRAETLMFSQDAVISQRDGKLCLMFRVGNLRNSHMVSAQIRCKLIKSRQTPEGEFLPLDQCELDVGFGTGADQLFLVSPLTICHEINPKSPFFDLSQRSLMNEEFEIVVILEGIVETTGMTCQARTSYTEDEVLWGHRFLPVMSLEEGFFRVDYSQFHSTFEVPTPVYSVKEHEEKNSLPSPLSTPVHALSESHGARRDRVFSVDYINTLDERGRHSGAGGRLPSKLQRMSSSGKEDLQRKVLLLSSQHSEKACSTGDLPLKLQRLSSTSPVPEAENRLQLKSLKVGFEPMTKSTGDLYQQSLQPSLSPAPVLMQSPLLSAGGRAEDNLPAKLRRMNADR; encoded by the exons ATGGCGGCACTTCGCAGAAAATTTGGCGAGGACTACCAGGTGGTCAACACGAACCTGGCCCCAACTTTCGCTACCCAGGTCAAGAAGAAACGCCAGCGCTTCGTGGACAAGAACGGCCGCTGCAACGTGCAGCACGGAAACCTCGGCGGGGAGACCAGCAGGTACCTCTCTGACCTCTTCACCACGCTGGTGGACCTGAAGTGGCGATGGAACAtgctcatcttcatcctcacttACACCATCGCCTGGCTGGTCATGGCATCCATGTGGTGGATCATCGCGTACATCAGGGGAGACTTGAACCACGGCCACGACTCGACCTACACACCCTGCGTGGCCAATGTTTACAACTTCCCCTcagcttttctgttttttattgagACCGAGGCCACCATCGGCTACGGGTACCGGTACATCACTGAGAAGTGCCCGGAGGGCatcatcctcttcctgttccagtCACTGATGGGCTCCATAGTGGACGCTTTTCTCATCGGGTGCatgttcattaaaatgtctcagCCCAAGAAACGCGCAGAGACGCTCATGTTCAGTCAGGACGCGGTGATTTCTCAGCGAGACGGGAAACTGTGCCTCATGTTCCGTGTGGGGAACCTGCGCAACAGCCACATGGTGTCTGCTCAGATCAGGTGCAAACTCATAAAG TCTCGTCAGACGCCCGAGGGCGAGTTCCTGCCTCTGGACCAGTGCGAGTTGGACGTTGGTTTTGGGACTGGTGCAGACCAGCTCTTCCTGGTGTCCCCTCTCACCATCTGCCACGAAATCAATCCCAAGAGCCCCTTCTTCGACCTGTCCCAGCGCTCCCTCATGAATGAAGAGTTTGAGATTGTCGTAATCCTCGAGGGCATCGTTGAAACCACTG GTATGACATGCCAGGCACGGACGTCTTATACCGAGGATGAGGTTTTATGGGGCCATCGCTTCCTGCCAGTGATGTCCCTTGAGGAGGGTTTCTTCCGTGTAGACTACTCTCAGTTCCACAGCACGTTTGAGGTGCCGACACCAGTGTACAGCGTCAAGGAACACGAAGAGAAGAATTCACTGCCCTCGCCTCTATCTACTCCCGTCCATGCACTCAGCGAGAGCCATGGCGCCCGGCGTGACCGGGTGTTTTCTGTGGATTACATCAACACTTTAGACGAAAGGGGTCGTCATTCAGGGGCCGGGGGTCGCCTGCCAAGCAAGCTGCAGAGGATGAGCTCTTCTGGGAAGGAGGACCTGCAGAGGAAGGTGCTTCTGCTCAGCTCCCAACACTCTGAGAAGGCCTGCAGCACAGGAGACTtgcccctgaagctgcagcgcCTCAGCTCCACCTCCCCGGTACCCGAGGCGGAGAATCGGCTGCAACTCAAGTCCCTCAAGGTGGGCTTCGAACCCATGACCAAGTCTACTGGAGACCTGTACCAGCAGAGCCTTCAACCTTCACTGTCCCCTGCTCCGGTCCTCATGCAAAGCCCGTTGCTCTCGGCTGGAGGGAGGGCAGAGGACAACCTGCCAGCAAAGCTGCGGAGGATGAACGCCGACCGCTAA